One Janthinobacterium sp. TB1-E2 genomic region harbors:
- a CDS encoding metalloregulator ArsR/SmtB family transcription factor, with the protein MENENSIAAQAEPLTSTAAIAALAALAQESRLAVFRLLVQAGPEGMAATKIAEALAIAPSSLSFHLKELAHANLVTASKAGRSIIYAANYAGMNGLLAFLTENCCAGAPCCVNEPTN; encoded by the coding sequence ATGGAAAATGAAAACTCAATCGCGGCTCAAGCCGAGCCACTGACGAGCACGGCCGCCATCGCGGCCCTGGCCGCGCTGGCGCAGGAATCGCGGCTGGCCGTGTTCCGCCTGCTGGTGCAAGCGGGGCCGGAAGGCATGGCCGCGACGAAAATCGCCGAAGCGCTGGCGATCGCGCCATCGTCGCTGTCGTTTCACCTGAAAGAACTGGCGCATGCCAATCTGGTGACGGCGAGCAAGGCGGGCCGCTCCATCATCTACGCCGCCAACTATGCGGGCATGAACGGCTTGCTGGCCTTTTTGACCGAGAACTGCTGCGCTGGCGCGCCTTGCTGCGTCAACGAACCCACTAACTGA
- the arsC gene encoding arsenate reductase (glutaredoxin) (This arsenate reductase requires both glutathione and glutaredoxin to convert arsenate to arsenite, after which the efflux transporter formed by ArsA and ArsB can extrude the arsenite from the cell, providing resistance.): MTITIYHNTACGTSRNTLALIRNTGVEPVIIDYVKHPPTREELVDLIKRAGLSVRAVMRDKGALYDELGLANPELSDAALLDAMQAHPILINRPIVVTELGVRLCRPSEKVLEILPLAQQGAFAKEDGQAVVGADGKPVK; encoded by the coding sequence ATGACGATCACGATTTATCACAACACGGCGTGCGGCACGTCGCGCAATACCCTGGCCCTGATCCGCAACACGGGCGTCGAGCCCGTCATCATCGATTACGTCAAGCATCCGCCGACGCGCGAGGAGCTGGTCGACCTGATCAAGCGCGCGGGCCTGTCCGTGCGCGCCGTCATGCGCGACAAGGGCGCCCTGTACGACGAGCTGGGCCTGGCCAATCCCGAGCTGAGCGATGCTGCCCTGCTGGACGCCATGCAAGCCCATCCTATTTTGATCAACCGTCCCATCGTCGTCACGGAACTGGGTGTGCGCCTGTGCCGGCCGTCGGAAAAAGTGCTGGAAATCCTGCCGCTGGCGCAGCAAGGCGCATTTGCCAAGGAAGATGGCCAGGCCGTGGTCGGCGCCGATGGCAAGCCGGTGAAGTAA
- the ispB gene encoding octaprenyl diphosphate synthase yields the protein MSDANKHVNQNTIVQTIAADMDAVNTVIRQKLHSDVILINQIAEYIISAGGKRIRPVLILLVANAHAYRGTAHHELAAVVEFIHTATLLHDDVVDESSMRRGRQTANALFGNAASVLVGDFLHSRSFQLMVSLNNMRVMQILSDATNVIAEGEVLQLLNMHDPDVTQESYLNVIRSKTAKLFEASAQLGALIAGASEDDIEAAAEYGRSLGTAFQLIDDVLDYAGDAAEIGKNVGDDLREGKPTMPLIWLMENGTPEQRELVRSCIEQGDEQHFDTVLTAITSSGALDYTRKQAEIAGQRAADAIAGWPDSVYKQSMLQLCSFAVDRNH from the coding sequence CAGTCAATACGGTGATCCGCCAAAAGTTGCACTCCGATGTGATTCTGATCAACCAGATCGCTGAATACATCATCAGCGCAGGCGGCAAACGCATCCGTCCCGTGCTGATTTTGCTGGTGGCCAATGCCCACGCCTATCGCGGCACGGCGCACCATGAACTGGCCGCCGTGGTCGAATTCATCCACACCGCCACCCTGCTGCACGACGACGTCGTCGACGAATCGTCGATGCGCCGCGGACGCCAGACGGCCAATGCCCTGTTCGGCAATGCCGCGTCGGTGCTGGTGGGCGACTTCCTGCACTCGCGCTCGTTCCAGCTGATGGTGTCGCTCAATAATATGCGCGTCATGCAAATCCTCTCAGACGCCACCAACGTGATCGCCGAAGGCGAAGTGCTGCAATTGCTGAACATGCACGATCCGGACGTGACGCAAGAAAGCTATTTGAACGTCATCCGCTCGAAGACAGCCAAGCTGTTCGAAGCGTCGGCGCAACTGGGCGCCCTGATCGCCGGCGCCAGCGAAGACGATATCGAAGCGGCTGCCGAATACGGCCGCTCGCTGGGCACGGCTTTCCAGCTGATCGACGACGTGCTCGACTATGCAGGCGACGCCGCCGAAATCGGCAAGAACGTGGGCGACGACTTGCGCGAAGGCAAACCAACGATGCCGCTGATCTGGCTGATGGAAAACGGTACGCCTGAACAGCGCGAACTGGTGCGCAGCTGCATCGAGCAAGGCGACGAACAGCATTTCGATACCGTCTTGACGGCCATCACCAGCAGTGGCGCCCTCGACTACACGCGCAAGCAGGCGGAAATCGCCGGCCAGCGCGCCGCCGACGCCATCGCCGGCTGGCCGGACAGCGTCTACAAGCAATCGATGCTGCAACTGTGCTCGTTTGCCGTGGACCGCAATCACTGA